A single Xylanimonas cellulosilytica DSM 15894 DNA region contains:
- a CDS encoding glycosyltransferase, translating into MSVTVVVPTYNEGPNVAELVRRLAATLPDGSDVLFVDDSRDDTPQIISDVAARAPLPVRLIHRPEAVGGLSGAVVEGLRAAEAAGTDWVVVMDGDLQHPPELVPALVERGRASDADVVVASRYTGAGDAGGLDGRRRKLVSKVSGLLARSMFPVRLRNVTDPMTGFFALRTGRVDLDALRPRGFKILLEVLARTRLAVVEEPFVFGERYAGESKASFANGVRYVQQLWGLRFGRLSPFAVIGALGAVLNLLILWALQSAGVHYLPAVIASNGLTIVTNFLLQERFVFRDLRDGGSMGRRFVQSFAFNGTEAVIRTLLLWWIVEAAFPHPELVQAGLILVAFLVRFVFHAQVVYKPRRTAPALDEMPSLDTLRPVRPVRPEAEER; encoded by the coding sequence GTGTCTGTGACCGTGGTGGTCCCCACGTACAACGAGGGACCGAACGTCGCCGAGCTGGTCCGCCGGCTCGCCGCGACGCTGCCCGACGGCTCCGACGTGCTGTTCGTCGACGACTCCCGCGACGACACCCCGCAGATCATCAGCGACGTCGCGGCCCGTGCGCCCCTGCCCGTACGTCTCATCCATCGCCCCGAGGCGGTCGGCGGGCTGTCCGGCGCCGTCGTCGAAGGGCTGCGGGCTGCCGAGGCTGCCGGGACCGACTGGGTCGTGGTCATGGACGGCGACCTGCAGCACCCGCCCGAGCTCGTGCCCGCCCTCGTCGAGCGCGGGCGGGCCAGTGACGCCGACGTCGTCGTCGCCTCCCGGTACACCGGCGCGGGGGACGCGGGCGGGCTCGACGGACGACGCCGCAAGCTGGTCTCCAAGGTGTCCGGGCTGCTGGCCCGGTCGATGTTCCCGGTGCGGCTGCGCAACGTCACCGACCCGATGACAGGGTTCTTCGCCCTGCGGACCGGCCGCGTGGACCTCGACGCGCTGCGGCCCCGCGGGTTCAAGATCCTGCTCGAGGTGCTGGCCCGCACCCGGCTCGCCGTCGTCGAGGAGCCGTTCGTCTTCGGGGAGCGGTACGCGGGCGAGTCCAAGGCGTCGTTCGCCAACGGGGTGCGGTACGTGCAGCAGCTCTGGGGGCTGCGGTTCGGCCGGCTGTCGCCGTTCGCCGTCATCGGTGCCCTCGGCGCGGTGCTCAACCTCCTGATCCTGTGGGCCCTGCAGAGCGCGGGCGTGCACTACCTGCCCGCCGTCATCGCCTCCAACGGCCTGACGATCGTCACGAACTTCCTGCTCCAGGAACGGTTCGTGTTCCGCGACCTGCGCGACGGCGGGTCGATGGGGCGGCGGTTCGTGCAGTCGTTCGCCTTCAACGGCACCGAGGCCGTGATCCGCACGCTCCTGCTGTGGTGGATCGTCGAGGCGGCCTTCCCGCACCCCGAGCTGGTCCAGGCCGGGCTCATCCTCGTCGCGTTCCTGGTGCGGTTCGTGTTCCACGCGCAGGTGGTCTACAAGCCGCGGCGCACCGCGCCGGCGCTCGACGAGATGCCGTCGCTCGACACGCTCAGGCCGGTCCGGCCGGTCAGGCCGGAAGCAGAGGAACGCTGA
- a CDS encoding ribose-phosphate diphosphokinase has protein sequence MNTSIHGTGERELVLAAGRAHPELADAVARELGIKLLPVSAYDFANSETYVRFGESIRGTDIFLLQSHTAPVNQWLMEQLLMVDAAKRASARTVTAVVPFYAYARQDKKSRGREPISARLVADLLRTAGADRIMSVDLHTPQIQGFFDGPVDHLWAMPVLTEYVRTRVDLENVAVVSPDAGRIRVAEQWSAKLGGCPLAFVHKTRDVTQPNKSHANRVVGEVEGKECVLVDDLIDTGGTIAEAVKVTLDAGAKSVLVAATHGVLSPPAAQRLHECGATEVIITDTLPIEPPKRFAELTVLSIAPYLAKAIREVFDDGSVTSLFDGNS, from the coding sequence ATGAACACGTCGATCCACGGCACCGGTGAGCGCGAGCTCGTCCTGGCGGCCGGGCGCGCCCACCCCGAGCTCGCCGACGCCGTCGCCCGCGAGCTCGGGATCAAGCTGCTCCCGGTGTCGGCCTACGACTTCGCGAACAGCGAGACGTACGTACGGTTCGGCGAGTCGATCCGCGGCACCGACATCTTCCTGCTGCAGTCGCACACAGCCCCCGTGAACCAGTGGCTCATGGAGCAGCTCCTCATGGTCGACGCCGCGAAGCGCGCCTCGGCCCGCACCGTGACCGCCGTCGTCCCGTTCTACGCCTACGCCCGGCAGGACAAGAAGAGCCGTGGCCGCGAGCCGATCTCGGCCCGCCTGGTCGCGGACCTGCTGCGCACCGCCGGGGCCGACCGCATCATGAGCGTCGACCTGCACACCCCGCAGATCCAGGGCTTCTTCGACGGGCCCGTCGACCACCTGTGGGCCATGCCCGTGCTCACCGAGTACGTGCGCACACGCGTCGACCTCGAGAACGTCGCCGTCGTCTCGCCCGACGCCGGCCGCATCCGCGTCGCCGAGCAGTGGTCCGCCAAGCTGGGCGGCTGCCCGCTCGCGTTCGTGCACAAGACGCGCGACGTCACGCAGCCCAACAAGTCGCACGCCAACCGCGTGGTCGGCGAGGTCGAGGGCAAGGAGTGCGTGCTCGTCGACGACCTCATCGACACCGGCGGCACCATCGCCGAGGCCGTCAAGGTCACCCTCGACGCGGGCGCCAAGTCCGTCCTGGTCGCGGCCACGCACGGCGTGCTCTCGCCGCCCGCCGCGCAGCGCCTGCACGAGTGCGGCGCCACCGAGGTGATCATCACCGACACGCTGCCGATCGAGCCGCCCAAGCGGTTCGCCGAGCTCACGGTGCTGTCCATCGCGCCCTACCTCGCCAAGGCGATCCGCGAGGTGTTCGACGACGGCTCGGTGACCAGCCTCTTCGACGGCAACAGCTGA
- the glmU gene encoding bifunctional UDP-N-acetylglucosamine diphosphorylase/glucosamine-1-phosphate N-acetyltransferase GlmU, translating to MTASTVPNPAGPTAVVILAAGQGTRMKSTLPKVLHAVGGRSLLGHAMVAGRELAPAHLAVVVRHGRDQVAAEVTRLDAAALVVDQDEVPGTGRAAQVGLEALDAAAGQGGTAGGISGAVVVTASDVPLLDGATLGQLVAAHREDGNAVTILTTVVADATGYGRIVREDGTGDVLAIVEHKDATDAQREIREINTSIFVFDADVLRRGLRSVTQDNAQGEMYLTDVVAFARAEGRTVRAVITDDPMTVEGTNDRLALSVLGAELNRRILERWMLDGVTIVDPRTTWIDVDVDLAPDVTILPGTQLHGATKVEAGATIGPDTTLTDVEVGEGATVTRTHGSLAIIEAGATVGPFSFLRPGTVLGAKGKIGAFVEVKNSQIGAGSKVPHLSYVGDATIGEGTNLGAATIVANYDGVAKHRSVIGSQVRTGSDTVLVAPVTIGDGAYTAAGSVITQDVPAGALGVGRAQQHNSAGWVERKRPGTPAAQASAAASAGAAAAPTSQNAPTSDADPASEGTSH from the coding sequence GTGACCGCATCGACCGTGCCGAACCCGGCCGGCCCCACCGCCGTCGTCATCCTGGCCGCCGGCCAGGGCACCCGGATGAAGTCGACGCTCCCCAAGGTGCTGCACGCCGTCGGCGGGCGCTCGCTGCTGGGGCACGCCATGGTCGCCGGGCGCGAGCTCGCCCCGGCGCACCTCGCCGTCGTCGTGCGGCACGGGCGGGACCAGGTCGCCGCCGAGGTGACGCGGCTCGACGCCGCGGCGCTCGTGGTCGACCAGGACGAGGTGCCCGGCACCGGGCGCGCCGCGCAGGTGGGCCTGGAGGCCCTCGACGCCGCGGCCGGCCAGGGCGGGACCGCCGGCGGGATCAGCGGTGCCGTCGTGGTGACGGCGAGCGACGTGCCGCTGCTCGACGGCGCCACGCTCGGCCAGCTCGTCGCCGCGCACCGCGAGGACGGCAACGCCGTCACGATCCTGACCACCGTGGTCGCCGACGCCACCGGCTACGGCCGCATCGTGCGCGAGGACGGCACGGGCGACGTGCTCGCCATCGTCGAGCACAAGGACGCCACCGACGCGCAGCGCGAGATCCGCGAGATCAACACGTCGATCTTCGTCTTCGACGCCGACGTGCTGCGCCGCGGGCTGCGGTCGGTCACGCAGGACAACGCGCAGGGCGAGATGTACCTCACCGACGTCGTCGCGTTCGCGCGTGCCGAGGGCCGCACCGTGCGCGCGGTCATCACCGACGACCCCATGACGGTCGAGGGCACCAACGACCGCCTCGCGCTGTCCGTGCTCGGCGCCGAGCTCAACCGGCGCATCCTCGAGCGGTGGATGCTCGACGGCGTCACCATCGTCGACCCGCGCACCACGTGGATCGACGTCGACGTCGACCTGGCGCCGGACGTCACGATCCTGCCGGGCACGCAGCTGCACGGTGCGACGAAGGTCGAGGCCGGCGCGACGATCGGCCCGGACACCACGCTCACCGACGTCGAGGTGGGCGAGGGTGCCACCGTGACGCGCACGCACGGCTCGCTCGCGATCATCGAGGCGGGCGCGACCGTCGGCCCGTTCTCCTTCCTGCGGCCCGGCACCGTGCTCGGCGCGAAGGGCAAGATCGGCGCGTTCGTCGAGGTCAAGAACTCCCAGATCGGGGCCGGGTCCAAGGTGCCGCACCTGTCCTACGTGGGCGACGCGACCATCGGCGAGGGCACCAACCTGGGCGCCGCGACGATCGTCGCCAACTACGACGGCGTCGCCAAGCACCGCTCCGTCATCGGCTCGCAGGTGCGCACCGGCTCGGACACCGTGCTGGTCGCCCCGGTCACGATCGGCGACGGCGCGTACACGGCGGCCGGGTCGGTCATCACGCAGGACGTGCCCGCGGGCGCCCTCGGCGTCGGGCGTGCGCAGCAGCACAACTCGGCGGGCTGGGTGGAGCGCAAGCGGCCGGGCACGCCCGCGGCGCAAGCATCAGCCGCCGCCTCCGCCGGTGCGGCGGCGGCCCCGACGTCGCAGAATGCCCCCACCAGCGACGCCGACCCCGCGAGCGAAGGAACCAGCCACTGA
- a CDS encoding TetR/AcrR family transcriptional regulator, producing the protein MTASQRREQLLTVSRGLFAEKGFEGTSVEEIAARAEVSKPVVYEHFGGKEGIYAVVVDREVQALTGALIGSLAESAHPKVLVERASLALLAYIETHEDGFRILVRDSPVAQATGTFSSLIGDVATQVQHLLEAQFRANGLDPRTAPLYAQMLVGMIALTGQYWLDARSPKKTEVAAHLVNLAWNGLKGMEKKPELTKPRTPGN; encoded by the coding sequence ATGACGGCGAGCCAGCGCCGCGAACAGCTGCTGACGGTCAGCCGCGGCCTGTTCGCCGAGAAGGGGTTCGAGGGCACGAGCGTCGAGGAGATCGCCGCCCGGGCCGAGGTGTCCAAGCCGGTGGTGTACGAGCACTTCGGCGGCAAGGAGGGCATCTACGCCGTCGTCGTCGACCGTGAGGTGCAGGCGCTGACGGGCGCGCTCATCGGGTCGCTCGCCGAGAGCGCGCACCCCAAGGTGCTCGTGGAGCGTGCGTCGCTCGCCCTGCTGGCGTACATCGAGACGCACGAGGACGGGTTCCGGATCCTGGTGCGCGACTCCCCCGTCGCGCAGGCGACGGGCACGTTCTCCTCCCTCATCGGCGACGTCGCCACGCAGGTGCAGCACCTGCTGGAGGCGCAGTTCCGGGCCAACGGGCTCGACCCGCGCACGGCGCCCCTGTACGCGCAGATGCTGGTGGGGATGATCGCGCTGACCGGGCAGTACTGGCTCGACGCGCGCTCGCCGAAGAAGACCGAGGTGGCCGCCCACCTGGTCAACCTGGCCTGGAACGGCCTCAAGGGCATGGAGAAGAAGCCCGAGCTGACGAAGCCGCGCACCCCCGGCAACTGA
- a CDS encoding ABC transporter ATP-binding protein has protein sequence MTALELENLTKSYGDRKALDGATFTVGAGEIFGFVGSNGAGKTTTMRIVLGVLAADDGQVRRDGRPLSLDDRRRIGYMPEERGLYPRMRVGDQLDYLARLHGLTPAAARTATTRWAETLGVAERLGDEVQKLSLGNQQRVQLAAALVHDPEILVLDEPFSGLDPVAVDVMSQVLRERADAGVPVVFSSHQLDLVERLCDRVGIIKSGRMVATGAIDELRTTDRPRWEVTGPTDPRWLAPLSGARVLSRVPSTGDGDRYVVETTDGDGQDVLRAALAAGPVHAFGPSRPSLTDLFRHVVTTEEAGQ, from the coding sequence GTGACAGCACTCGAGCTCGAGAACCTCACCAAGTCGTACGGCGACCGCAAGGCCCTCGACGGCGCCACCTTCACCGTCGGCGCCGGGGAGATCTTCGGCTTCGTCGGGTCCAACGGCGCCGGCAAGACGACGACGATGCGCATCGTCCTGGGCGTGCTCGCCGCCGACGACGGCCAGGTGCGCCGCGACGGACGCCCCCTGTCCCTCGACGACCGCCGCCGTATCGGCTACATGCCCGAGGAACGCGGCCTGTACCCGCGCATGCGGGTGGGCGACCAGCTCGACTACCTCGCCCGCCTGCACGGGCTCACCCCGGCCGCGGCCCGCACGGCCACCACCCGCTGGGCCGAGACCCTCGGCGTCGCCGAACGCCTCGGCGACGAGGTCCAGAAGCTTTCGCTCGGCAACCAGCAGCGCGTGCAGCTCGCGGCCGCCCTGGTGCACGACCCCGAGATCCTCGTGCTCGACGAGCCGTTCTCCGGCCTCGACCCCGTCGCCGTCGACGTCATGAGCCAGGTGCTGCGCGAGCGCGCCGACGCCGGCGTCCCCGTCGTCTTCTCCTCGCACCAGCTCGACCTGGTCGAGCGGCTGTGCGACCGCGTCGGCATCATCAAGTCCGGCCGCATGGTCGCCACCGGCGCCATCGACGAGCTGCGCACCACCGACCGCCCCCGCTGGGAGGTCACCGGGCCGACCGACCCGCGCTGGCTCGCCCCGCTGTCCGGCGCCCGCGTGCTCTCGCGCGTCCCCTCGACCGGGGACGGCGACCGATACGTCGTCGAGACCACCGACGGCGACGGGCAGGACGTGCTGCGGGCGGCGCTCGCCGCCGGGCCCGTGCATGCTTTCGGTCCGTCCCGCCCGTCGCTCACCGACCTGTTCCGCCACGTCGTCACCACCGAGGAGGCCGGCCAGTGA
- a CDS encoding ABC transporter permease yields the protein MTTHGATRTTATASTPANAPQTLNPFRAIWLIAQREITTRVRQRSFLITTALLVAAVVAGILLVNATSGSSGFTLGATDGGEVALEQAVDAAGLDVTVQAVSGGDTESLLRDGGFDAIVSPGEDGVLTVQVEQTLPPELAPVLHGLAQQQALAAQVADLGGDPAEVAAAIGAAHAEVVPLDPPEERDVTQVIAGYLVGILMFMALMISSQMVAQGVVEEKTSRVVELLLATVRPAQLMAGKVLGIGLIGLLQVGLTVGAAAGTASATGLLDASGLRVGSTLVWALVWFLVGFGTYALVLAALAALVSRQEEVASVTTPATMFMILPYLLGVSVLPWDPTNQLASTLSFVPGFAPFLMPMREALGVAPLWQSLVALLLSLAVIPVLVWIAGKIYGNAVLRTGARIKLKDALRAS from the coding sequence GTGACCACCCACGGCGCGACCCGCACCACCGCCACAGCGTCCACCCCCGCGAACGCCCCGCAGACCCTGAACCCGTTCCGCGCGATCTGGCTGATCGCGCAGCGGGAGATCACGACGCGCGTGCGGCAGCGCTCGTTCCTCATCACGACGGCGCTGCTCGTCGCGGCCGTCGTCGCCGGCATCCTGCTGGTCAACGCCACCTCGGGCTCGTCCGGCTTCACGCTGGGGGCGACCGACGGCGGCGAGGTCGCGCTCGAGCAGGCCGTTGACGCCGCGGGCCTCGACGTCACCGTGCAGGCCGTGAGCGGCGGCGACACCGAGAGCCTCCTGCGCGACGGCGGCTTCGACGCCATCGTGTCTCCCGGCGAGGACGGCGTGCTGACCGTCCAGGTGGAGCAGACCCTGCCGCCCGAGCTGGCGCCCGTCCTCCACGGGCTGGCCCAGCAGCAGGCCCTCGCCGCGCAGGTCGCCGACCTGGGCGGCGACCCCGCCGAGGTGGCCGCGGCGATCGGCGCAGCCCACGCCGAGGTCGTCCCGCTCGACCCGCCCGAGGAGCGCGACGTCACCCAGGTGATCGCCGGGTACCTCGTGGGCATCCTCATGTTCATGGCCCTGATGATCAGCTCGCAGATGGTCGCGCAGGGCGTCGTCGAGGAGAAGACCTCCCGCGTCGTCGAGCTGCTCCTCGCGACCGTGCGGCCCGCGCAGCTCATGGCCGGCAAGGTGCTCGGCATCGGGCTCATCGGCCTGCTGCAGGTGGGGCTCACCGTGGGCGCCGCGGCGGGCACGGCGTCGGCCACCGGGCTGCTGGACGCCTCCGGGCTGCGCGTCGGGTCGACGCTCGTGTGGGCGCTCGTGTGGTTCCTCGTCGGGTTCGGCACCTACGCCCTGGTGCTCGCCGCGCTGGCCGCCCTGGTCTCGCGTCAGGAGGAGGTCGCCTCGGTGACCACCCCGGCGACGATGTTCATGATCCTGCCGTACCTGCTCGGTGTGTCCGTGCTGCCCTGGGACCCCACCAACCAGCTCGCCTCCACCCTGTCGTTCGTGCCGGGCTTCGCGCCGTTCCTCATGCCGATGCGCGAGGCGCTCGGCGTGGCCCCCCTGTGGCAGTCGCTGGTCGCGCTCCTGCTCTCCCTCGCGGTGATCCCCGTGCTGGTGTGGATCGCGGGCAAGATCTACGGCAACGCGGTGCTGCGCACCGGGGCACGCATCAAGCTCAAGGACGCCCTGCGCGCCTCCTGA
- a CDS encoding MarR family winged helix-turn-helix transcriptional regulator, which produces MESAAPGTEGHQGPHTGPHVGSHVGSHVGSHVDEVDRIVTDWRRERPDLDLEPLEVFSRVTRLARHLDLARRTAFTMHALDGWEFDVLAALRRAGEPYEMSPGALVTATLVTSGTMTNRIDRLEGRGLVERHRSPDDRRGVVVRLTGAGRARVDAAFTDLLAHEARMLQDLDASSRPELATLLRALSAQFDDPPAS; this is translated from the coding sequence ATGGAGTCAGCCGCGCCGGGGACCGAGGGGCACCAAGGGCCGCACACCGGGCCGCACGTCGGGTCGCACGTCGGGTCGCACGTCGGGTCGCACGTCGACGAGGTCGACCGCATCGTCACCGACTGGCGGCGGGAGCGGCCCGACCTCGACCTCGAACCGCTCGAGGTGTTCTCGCGCGTCACCCGCCTGGCGCGGCACCTGGACCTCGCCCGGCGCACGGCGTTCACGATGCACGCGCTCGACGGCTGGGAGTTCGACGTGCTCGCCGCGCTGCGCCGTGCGGGTGAGCCGTACGAGATGTCTCCCGGGGCCCTGGTCACCGCCACCCTGGTGACCAGCGGCACCATGACCAACCGCATCGACCGGCTCGAAGGTCGCGGCCTGGTGGAACGGCACCGCTCCCCCGACGACCGCCGCGGCGTCGTCGTGCGGCTCACCGGCGCAGGCCGCGCCCGCGTGGACGCCGCGTTCACCGACCTGCTCGCGCACGAGGCCCGGATGCTCCAGGATCTCGACGCCTCGAGCCGCCCCGAGCTCGCGACCCTGCTGCGCGCCCTGAGCGCCCAGTTCGACGACCCGCCGGCCTCGTAG
- a CDS encoding CynX/NimT family MFS transporter — MGRSGWLLAGLLLVALNLRAPLTSLPPVVAQVSESLALTPAQAGLLTSVPVLCFALLTPPASVLIARIGPERAVLAAVAGVFVGQIVRSAGSSLPTALVGTAVLGAGITIGNVAVPVVIARDFRQRSAVVTGAYSAMMNVGSALATTLTVPLAALWGWQWALAGWAALAVVAFVAWGVTIRRSDDGAAGPSASGASGTTGTTGTTTAHRPHEGAPRRPHNGAPHRPHDGAPHLGRAMAVLTVLLCVAFAGQASSYYAVTAWLPEILQSRLGVDVVAAGGLAAPFQLCAVVGSLGAPIALGRRMPLRAVSLTLVVLWMALPAGMLLAPGATVLWVSLAGIAQGGNFTVIFMLIAQRAPSVAAARRASAVVQTVGYSFAALAPTVLGALRTASGGWTVPLLGVLAALTLMGATMAIATRPVRASGPAPGIA; from the coding sequence ATGGGGCGGTCCGGATGGCTGCTGGCCGGGCTGCTGCTCGTCGCGCTCAACCTCCGTGCGCCGCTGACGTCGCTGCCGCCCGTCGTCGCGCAGGTCTCCGAGTCCCTGGCGCTGACCCCCGCCCAGGCCGGCCTGCTGACCAGCGTGCCCGTGCTGTGCTTCGCACTGCTCACCCCGCCCGCCTCCGTGCTGATCGCGCGCATCGGACCCGAGCGAGCCGTGCTCGCCGCCGTCGCCGGGGTGTTCGTCGGGCAGATCGTGCGGTCCGCCGGCTCCTCGCTGCCCACCGCGCTCGTCGGCACCGCCGTGCTCGGCGCCGGCATCACGATCGGGAACGTCGCCGTCCCCGTCGTCATCGCCCGCGACTTCCGGCAGCGCTCCGCCGTCGTCACCGGCGCGTACTCCGCGATGATGAACGTCGGCTCCGCCCTGGCCACCACGCTCACCGTGCCGCTCGCCGCACTCTGGGGCTGGCAGTGGGCGCTGGCCGGGTGGGCGGCGCTCGCCGTCGTCGCCTTCGTCGCGTGGGGGGTCACGATCCGCAGGTCCGACGACGGCGCGGCCGGGCCTTCGGCGTCGGGAGCGTCGGGAACGACGGGGACCACGGGGACGACGACGGCGCACCGGCCGCACGAGGGTGCTCCGCGTCGGCCTCATAACGGTGCTCCGCACCGGCCTCATGACGGTGCTCCGCACCTGGGCCGGGCGATGGCGGTGCTCACCGTGCTGCTGTGCGTGGCGTTCGCCGGGCAGGCGTCGTCGTACTACGCGGTGACGGCGTGGCTGCCCGAGATCCTGCAGTCCCGCCTCGGGGTCGACGTCGTCGCGGCGGGTGGCCTGGCCGCACCGTTCCAGCTCTGCGCCGTCGTCGGGTCGCTCGGGGCGCCGATCGCGCTCGGGCGGCGCATGCCGCTGCGCGCCGTCTCGCTCACCCTGGTGGTGCTGTGGATGGCGCTGCCCGCGGGCATGCTGCTGGCGCCGGGCGCCACGGTGCTATGGGTCTCGCTCGCCGGCATCGCGCAGGGCGGCAACTTCACGGTCATCTTCATGCTCATCGCCCAGCGGGCGCCGTCGGTCGCGGCGGCGCGGCGGGCGTCGGCGGTCGTGCAGACCGTCGGGTACTCGTTCGCGGCGCTCGCCCCCACCGTGCTCGGCGCGCTGCGCACCGCGAGCGGCGGCTGGACCGTGCCGCTCCTCGGCGTGCTGGCTGCGCTCACGCTGATGGGCGCGACGATGGCGATCGCCACCCGGCCGGTCCGCGCCTCGGGGCCTGCTCCGGGTATCGCCTGA